One window of the Salvelinus sp. IW2-2015 linkage group LG10, ASM291031v2, whole genome shotgun sequence genome contains the following:
- the LOC111969257 gene encoding histamine H3 receptor-like, which produces MGTMQPESLLMGAGSSMAVTSHWKSNEMLNWSVVTQGNATALGDMEMPANPRSHYGQFSPSTSVFLAVLMTLLVFATVLGNALVILAFVVEKSLRTQGNFFFFNLAIADLLVGGFCIPAYIPYVITGEWRLGRGLCKIWLVVDYTLCTASVFNIVLISFDRFISVTRAVSYRCQKGVTREAVLKMMSVWLAAFXLYGPAIIIWEYXAGSSVVPDKQCHAEFYFNWYFLMTASTVEFFTPFVTVMYFNISIYINIRRRNQVRDEQPVEGPGDSEMEALKAGVQHVFFVRPVEGEAPRIPNNAARLGGILSTAKVSAVTGNSNHETSKDRSILDLPPLQVGDMVQHSRTRFQAAEHSFSKQRSRSEVTASRFRLSKDKKIAKSLAVIVCVFGLCWAPYTLLMIIRAACHAQCVQHYLYEISFWLLWVNSSINPVLYPLCHTSFRKAFRKLLCTTKIKIQPQYMEQIY; this is translated from the exons atggggACCATGCAACCCGAATCTTTATTGATGGGTGCTGGATCTTCCATGGCCGTCACTTCGCATTGGAAATCGAATGAGATGCTCAACTGGTCTGTGGTTACCCAGGGAAACGCCACAGCGCTTGGTGATATGGAGATGCCTGCGAACCCGCGTTCGCATTATGGACAATTCTCTCCGTCTACCTCGGTGTTCTTGGCCGTGCTCATGACGCTTCTGGTCTTCGCCACTGTGCTAGGCAACGCACTTGTAATATTAGCCTTTGTGGTGGAGAAAAGTTTGCGAACTCAAGGGaactttttcttttttaatttggCCATTGCCGACTTACTCGTTG GAGGCTTTTGCATTCCTGCGTATATCCCCTATGTCATTACCGGCGAGTGGAGACTCGGACGAGGTCTGTGCAAGATATGGCTGGTGGTGGACTATACTTTGTGCACAGCATCAGTGTTCAACATCGTCCTGATCAGCTTCGACAGATTTATATCTGTCACCCGAGCG GTGAGCTACAGGTGTCAGAAAGGTGTGACCCGGGAGGCTGTTCTGAAGATGATGAGTGTGTGGCTGGCTGCTTTCRTACTCTATGGGCCAGCGATCATTATCTGGGAGTACATRGCTGGTAGTAGCGTGGTGCCCGACAAACAGTGCCACGCAGAGTTTTACTTCAACTGGTATTTCTTGATGACAGCATCCACCGTTGAGTTTTTCACCCCATTTGTTACTGTCATGTACTTCAACATCAGCATCTACATCAACATCAGGAGGCGGAACCAGGTGAGGGATGAGCAGCCTGTCGAGGGGCCTGGGGACAGTGAGATGGAGGCCCTGAAAGCTGGAGTTCAGCATGTATTCTTCGTCAGACCAGTGGAAGGTGAAGCTCCAAGGATCCCAAACAATGCTGCCAGGTTAGGAGGTATTCTATCTACTGCTAAAGTGTCAGCAGTAACTGGGAACAGCAACCATGAGACAAGTAAGGACCGCAGTATTCTGGACCTTCCTCCACTGCAAGTGGGCGATATGGTCCAGCATTCCAGGACGCGGTTCCAGGCTGCGGAGCACTCGTTCAGTAAACAGCGCAGCCGGTCTGAAGTAACTGCCAGTCGTTTCCGTCTCTCAAAGGACAAGAAGATTGCCAAGTCCCTGgcagtgattgtgtgtgtatttggcctGTGCTGGGCTCCCTACACACTGTTAATGATCATCCGTGCAGCGTGTCATGCCCAATGTGTCCAGCACTACCTGTATGAAATCTCTTTCTGGCTACTGTGGGTCAACTCCTCCATCAACCCTGTCCTTTACCCGCTGTGTCACACCAGCTTCAGAAAGGCTTTCAGAAAACTGCTTTGTACCACCAAGATTAAAATTCAGCCACAGTATATGGAACAAATATATTGA